In Cataglyphis hispanica isolate Lineage 1 chromosome 20, ULB_Chis1_1.0, whole genome shotgun sequence, a single genomic region encodes these proteins:
- the LOC126857134 gene encoding splicing factor 3A subunit 3 produces the protein METILEQQRRYHEERERLMDAMVKEMLHRKAGHRENINSEHRLKMLLDQYMDSTMHLQDLYEDKDGQRKEEVQALSGPNEFSEFYSRLKSIKEFYRRHPNEISVPMSVEFEELAKMRENPTEELSNLVEFTDEEGYGKYLDLHECYQKYINLKGIEKVDYITYLSTFDHLFDIPRERKNAEYQKYVESLLGYLTDYLSRVRPLLDISTEITEANKDFQTHWEKSTFPGWPKEAGSALTHVGAHLELSAFSSWEELASLGLDRLKSALMALGLKCGGTLEERAQRLFSTKGEASLDPNLLAKNRKGKSAKTRDSEKQKEIARLEAHVYRLAELVSSQRVATKENVQRKQARTEGERGDSDAEASASESEEEDDNEVPYNPKNLPLGWDGKPIPYWLYKLHGLNISYNCEICGNFTYKGPKAFQRHFAEWRHAHGMRCLGIPNTAHFANVTQIEDALALWEKLKTQKQAERWQPEQEEEFEDSLGNVVNRKTYEDLKRQGLL, from the exons atggaAACGATATTGGAACAACAACGACGATATCATGAAGAAAGGGAACGATTGATGGATGCAATGGTAAAAGAGATGTTACATAGAAAAGCGGGTCATCGCGAAAACATCAATTCGGAACATCgtctaaaaatgttattggaTCAATATATGGATAGCACAATGCATTTGCAAGATTTATATGAGGATAAAGATGGACAGAGGAAAGAGGaa GTTCAAGCACTATCTGGTCCAAATGAATTCTCAGAATTTTATTCACGTTTGAAGTCGATAAAGGAATTTTATCGGCGACATCCTAATGAAATTAGTGTTCCCATGTCTGTTGAATTTGAGGAATTAGCTAAGATGAGAGAAAATCCAACAGAAGAACTGTCCAATCTTGTCGAATTTACAGATGAGGAAGGTTATGGAAAATATCTCGATCTTCATGAGTGTtatcaaaaatacattaatcttAAAGGAATAGAAAAAGTAGATTATATAACTTATCTATCAACTTTTGATCACTTATTTGATATAcctagagagagaaagaatgcagagtatcaaaaatatgttgagTCCTTATTAGGATATTTAACAGATTATCTGAGTAGAGTAAGACCTTTACTTGATATTAGTACAGAGATTACAGAAGCCAATAAAGATTTTCAGACTCATTGGGAGAAGAGCACATTTCCTGGTTGGCCCAAGGAAGCTGGAAGTGCTTTAACTCATGTAGGAGCACACTTGGAATTATCTGCATTCTCATCATGGGAAGAGTTAGCATCTCTTGGTTTGGATAGATTAAAATCAGCTTTGATGGCTTTAGGACTCAAATGCGGAGGTACGCTCGAGGAACGGGCGCAACGACTTTTTAGTACGAAAGGCGAAGCCTCTTTAGATCCCAATTTATTAGCTAAGAATCGAAAGGGAAAGTCAGCTAAGACTAGAGATTCCGAAAAGCAAAAGGAAATTGCACGATTAGAGGCTCATGTGTATAGGCTCGCCGAACTAGTATCCAGTCAACGAGTAGCCACGAAAGAAAATGTACAAAGAAAACAAGCAAGAACCGAAGGCGAAAGAGGCGATTCTGATGCAGAGGCAAGTGCGAGCGAATCAGAGGAAGAGGATGATAATGAGGTTCCATATAATCCAAAAAATTTACCGTTGGGCTGGGATGGGAAACCCATACCTTATTGGTTATACAAACTACATGGCCTAAACATTAGTTACAATTGCGAAATTTGTGGCAATTTCACATATAAAGGTCCAAAGGCATTTCAGAGACACTTCGCGGAATGGAGACATGCTCATGGCATGCGTTGTCTCGGTATTCCGAACACGGCACATTTCGCCAATGTCACTCAAATTGAAGATGCACTTGCTCTGTGGGAAAAGCTGAAAACACAGAAACAAGCAGAACGTTGGCAACCAGAACAAGAGGAAGAATTTGAAGACTCGCTTGGCAATGTAGTCAATCGCAAAACATATGAGGATCTTAAGAGACAAGGCttgctataa